The Paraburkholderia sp. ZP32-5 genome includes a window with the following:
- a CDS encoding MFS transporter, with the protein MTSSLAIGRWWTIMPIVFITYSLAYLDRANFGFASAAGINEDLGISKGLASLIGALFFLGYFFFQIPGAIYAERRSVKKLVFWSLILWGGCAALTGMVSNIPSLMAIRFALGVVEAAVMPAMLIFISNWFTKSERSRANTFLILGNPVTVLWMSVVSGYLVHSFGWREMFIAEGAPAIIWAICWWFLVKDKPEQVSWLTQQEKDALAQTLRAEQAAIKPVRNYGEAFRTPAVIKLSAQYFCWSIGVYGFVLWLPSILKNGSSLGMVETGWLSALPYLAATIAMLAASWASDKLNRRKVFVWPFLLIGAIAFAASYAIGSSHFWSSYALLVIAGAAMYAPYGPFFAIVPELLPKNVAGGAMALINSMGALGSFVGSYVVGYLNGATGSPAASYAFMSVALVAAVILTLAVKPATADTRSKGSATLATPSQGK; encoded by the coding sequence ATGACTTCATCGCTTGCGATTGGCCGCTGGTGGACGATCATGCCGATCGTGTTCATCACCTACAGCCTCGCGTATCTGGACCGCGCGAACTTCGGCTTCGCGTCGGCGGCCGGCATCAACGAGGACCTCGGCATCAGCAAAGGGCTCGCGTCGCTGATCGGTGCGCTGTTCTTCCTCGGCTATTTCTTCTTCCAGATTCCCGGCGCGATCTATGCCGAGCGCCGCAGCGTCAAGAAGCTGGTGTTCTGGAGTCTGATCCTGTGGGGCGGCTGCGCGGCGCTTACCGGCATGGTCAGCAATATTCCGTCGCTGATGGCGATCCGCTTCGCGCTCGGCGTCGTCGAAGCCGCGGTGATGCCGGCGATGCTGATCTTCATCAGCAACTGGTTCACGAAGAGCGAGCGTTCGCGCGCCAACACGTTCCTGATTCTCGGCAATCCGGTCACCGTGCTGTGGATGTCGGTCGTGTCCGGCTATCTGGTGCATTCGTTCGGCTGGCGCGAGATGTTCATCGCCGAGGGCGCGCCCGCGATCATCTGGGCGATCTGCTGGTGGTTCCTCGTCAAGGACAAGCCCGAGCAGGTGTCGTGGCTCACGCAACAGGAAAAGGACGCGCTCGCGCAGACGCTGCGCGCCGAGCAGGCCGCGATCAAACCGGTGCGCAATTACGGCGAGGCGTTCCGCACGCCGGCCGTGATCAAGCTGAGCGCGCAGTATTTCTGCTGGAGCATCGGCGTGTACGGTTTCGTGCTGTGGCTGCCGTCGATCCTGAAGAATGGTTCGTCGCTCGGCATGGTCGAGACCGGCTGGCTGTCGGCGCTGCCTTATCTGGCCGCGACGATCGCGATGCTTGCAGCTTCGTGGGCATCGGATAAACTCAACCGCCGCAAGGTGTTCGTGTGGCCGTTCCTGCTGATCGGCGCGATCGCATTCGCCGCGTCGTATGCCATCGGCTCGTCGCACTTCTGGTCCTCGTATGCGCTGCTCGTAATCGCGGGCGCCGCGATGTACGCGCCGTACGGCCCGTTCTTCGCGATCGTGCCGGAGCTGCTGCCGAAGAACGTCGCGGGCGGTGCGATGGCATTGATCAACAGCATGGGCGCGCTCGGTTCGTTCGTCGGCTCCTATGTGGTCGGCTATCTGAACGGCGCGACCGGCTCGCCTGCGGCATCGTATGCATTCATGAGCGTGGCGCTGGTCGCCGCGGTGATCCTGACGCTGGCCGTCAAGCCGGCCACCGCCGACACCCGGTCGAAAGGCTCGGCCACGCTCGCCACCCCGTCGCAAGGAAAATAA